The Indicator indicator isolate 239-I01 chromosome 21, UM_Iind_1.1, whole genome shotgun sequence region gtcatctagtccaacccccctgcagtcagcagggacatccttcactacagcaggttgctcagagccttgtccagcctgattttgaatatcttcattgacagggcctcaactacctcccctgggcaacctgttgcatgACCAGACTTGGATTTCTGAGGAACTGTAAGGAGAGTTCTATTCCATTATTGAATATAAAGGATATGAGGCAGGAGCCAGAAAAAACAGGTAATGGACATCCAAAAGATTGAACTTAACAGAAATGCTGTGGGAAGGTACCTTAAATTTTTGAGCCCCACACATTGCCTGAAAGaatattgaaagaaaaatgtctttttaaaaagattGTTTAAAACTTAATTCCAGAGAATATCAATGATctgttattttaaaagcttcacACAGAGTATACGAGTCTCTCTCAGAGCAAATTGTCCTCAGCAGCATTCTTTAGCCAGCTGTGTAGGGGGttaacaaagcaaaaataacaCTGGGGAGTGCTCTGTTCCAGCCTAATCTTAAAGagcagaagtgctgcagcactggggggCAACATGCTGTTTGCACATGGACAGCACTGCCGTTTCAAGGAACACtgactgctgcaggagctgttgaAGAAGGCAGGAAACCTGCAAAGCAGCTGAGGGTAACactgggagggctggggagcagagtgggagaaagAATGAGGCTTAATCAACCAGTGTCACAAATACAGAAGGAAAAGTTGAGATAAAGCACGCTTCTGAGCATTGTGCATAGGTATCTGTGTCTACCAGGTGCAGACTTTCAGTAACAGTTTTTAACATCAAAATTACCTAACAAGACTGCTTAAACACTTCAGTGTTTTTTCTGACATCTTTCAGTGATGACAAACTTACTTTGCACAGCTAAAGACATTCAATTTCTACAGTCAttctacaaaacaaaaacatttaaacCCTTCACATACTCTGTAAAAATTTCTCAGGAGCTATTTTTCATGCTAAGGGCAACTAAACTCTGAAAAGAATATTGTGCTAGATACTTTAGATGGCATCTATAACAATACAcatacagagagaaaaagccaCAGACCTCACAAACAGAGCCATCCCAAatagcagcaagagaagcagtCCTCCTTTCAGAAGCCAAGAATCAGAACTTAAGTTCATTACATATCCTACAGCCCATATCAGTGCCAAGGaagatgccagcagcaggatgacCTATTAAAATAAACACTGTTCAAATGTGGCACAGTATTCATACAGGACTTACTGCAAAAGTACTGTGTCATAACAAATGCTGAAAGACTTGTTAAATGAAGTGACACATGAACATAGCAAACACAAAATCCCCCACCCAAACCACTGCTACATGCATCTAAAGAATTTCACTTTCATGCATCCAATTTCAGAAACTTTAGACCTTCCTGTCACAGAAGAGCTAAGCTACATATTGTTCTAAACATGGAATGCTGCAGCTGTATTTCCATTCGTTATTACTGGTGGAATTACCTCATATTTCTCTATTATTTTCAGTAAcctgctgtttcttctgcttctcattctttcttcctctttcaccaTATAAACCACAAAGCGATTCAGACTTTGATAAGCAAGGTCAAGTGGTGTCTCTCCCTATAACAACAGAAATATTGATTTCTTTATTCACTTAAGACATAAAAGCTTTCCCTTCTAacagaaacaagaaataaatattacTAAAACAAGAATAATTTGGCATTCACTTCCCCTTTCTTAAGGCAAAGGAAACAACAGAGTTTTAACATACTTAATCctgtgctttgtagtttttaaCACTGATACTTGCAACCAGACTGCATCTATTTGAGGTATCTGTTGGACTACCTCCAGTAACCTGAAACACTAAACTGTCTGCTAGAATATGATGTGCTTACTGAAAGGGAAGGATTCTCGTTTATGTTAactttttaaaaccaaaacaacaatatCCCCAGAGTCATACATGAATAAAAAGAAGTGGCAGATGGCAAAGTTGCACGTTTTAGTACATGAACTCTGAAGAACTGCACTGTGCAAACATCTGTAGAGTCACAGGAATCAAGAGTTCCAACATTTATGCTTCTCACTATCAGTTTTTACAAACATTAGGATGAAGGCTTTCAGAAGTCCCTCTGAACATAGAAACAGGCCTATCAAACACTGGTTTTGACAGGAGGACATAGACATCTTTTTGAAGTCTGTAGGAGTCTCACTGGACAGACACCAAGACactgttattttaaaaagtctGCCCAAAGTCGTTCTCCTCATGACAATGTTTtcaagcagaaagcagccaaCTTTAAACAAAGAAAGAGGGAGGATCTGCAAGGGACACAAGTATGTTCACACTGACTGAAAGGTTGGGCTGTTCATCCAATGGACATTGCAGAGAATCTGTCTTCCTGGTTCATGTCACACAAAAATGCTACTAACTCCTTTTGGGAAAGGCCTGCTCTTAGTCAACCCCCCTCCCAAAGGGTATCCAAAGGGGAAAGGACTCAGATTTTTCTTGACATTCATTTTACACATTCATGTCACATAGAGTGAAATATCATGAAAGAACTTTTACCTTGGCATTTTTTACATCCAGGCTAGCACCAGCTTCCAGCAACAGATCCACTGCACTGCTATTTCCTGATGTTATTGCCCAGTGCAGTGCAGTGTTCTTTTGAACACTGTCTACAGCATTGAGAGAGGGGTTAAACTTTAAGAGAAACCTCGTGGGTTCTGGTCTAGATGAAAATAAAGTGTAACAGTTAACAAAGAGAAGGTAAGCTATACTGCAAGATGAAACTTTTGAACACCTTATAAAAAACACTGTTACCACCTGTGAAACACGAGCAGACACACAAGACCTTGTCTCACAACAATGGCAGGTTCAGAATCTGccctgaaggtttttttctcccagacTACGCTACCTTCCCCTTTCAACAAATACGAGCTACATATAGATTCTATCTTTCTGCAGCACTATGTTCAACCTTACAtctttatattttattaattctAAATGCATTTTACTGCATCCATCTCCacttattttaatttctgagaCAGCACAGCAATACTGTAGCCAGCTCAGCCACAAACCCGAACATCTTGAAGTTCTTTTGACTTTGTTTGCTATAGTTGTCTCTCTATTTCCTAACTCCTGATCTCTGAAACACTGCCTGTTTTAGTACAACTAGAAAGGAATGCAAAACCTTTTTAACAAAAGGTCTTCACAAGAGAAACTTCACCTCACTATTTGTTGGGTGCAATAAAGTAGCTGCTTTTTAAGTGATTCACGACTTACCCAATGGATTTTTGTGCTGATAACATCAAAGGTGTCTGTCCATTCAAGTCTGTTGCATCTATATTCTAAACATAGAGGAAAAGGTAACAAGCAACTGATTACCAGGGATTTCAGGAGACAGTTAGATGGTCAGAGCTACACAACTGGCTTAGCTTCACTAATGGAAAATCATAGCAGCCAAGAAGCCAACGCTCAATTAAGCTTTCCCCCCACCAGTCTTGCATGCCACTCCTTTCAGAAGATGCTGAGTCTCCACTGAGGATATTACCAAGAGAAAGTGTCCACTAAGGACCATATTCACCCTGTTTCTTGTCCTCTTTTGCTCAGAAAtactataaataaaatataccTTGGAAAGGAACATTAACCATCTTCATTGTGTAAACAGATGCACATAACAGAATGGCCAAATACATCAAACTGGTCTatcacaacaacaaaatatcTTTACATGATCATTTAAACATCTAACTGGTGTCACCTCATCTTCATCACCTACCTCTGAGAAGTATACCATGCACAGGTAGCTACTCATAAGCAGGAACAATACCTGGTACCCCAAAACATACCTGGCCCTTTGATATGAGGTAAGCTATGATGGGCATGTGTTGAAACAGCACTGCTAAATGAATGCTGCTGAATCCTTCCCCATCAATCAGACTGGGATCTGCTCCACATTTCAGCAATAATATCACCATAGGTAGGTGTCCTTGTCTGTAAGGATACATGAAATGAAACTATAGAGACAGCAAAAAGCTGgacattttaatgaaaacaaagccTTAATTCTCCTAGACACAACTTCCCATCCCCccatcaaaaaaaacccaaacaacccttCAGATTCTTGTGGTTTTATTCaggaaatgaattttttttctaaatcacagattcacagattgtatcaggttggaagggaccctcaaaggtcacgttctccaactcccctgcagtgagcaggcacaCCTCCAAGTGGATCATTCTGCCCAGGGCCACAATCAAAAGTTTTAATCAGAAACTTTTATTAAATATATCCCTTAATAATTCAATCTAAGGtaaaaatgttaatttagaATACAGTGGCTATTCTACAGCCATTTCTCCTGTGTGCAGCCTTTCTCAGAATTACCTAACTTTTTTTTGCAGAAGACCAAGACAGGATTGTGAGCATTTGCACCTCTCTCTACGTGCCTCTGAATAACAAGACATCTTGCACCAGTCCTACTAGCAGTGCTTGTGCTTTGAAGTCCAGGACAGGCAGCACTGAGTCTTCTGAGAGCACACTAAGGGAATCCAGTGCAGAAACTAAACCACCTGAAGGCACATCAGCTAGACTGGCTGAAGTCTGAGGGGAATTCTGACCACAACTTATTCAGACTTAAACTGTATCCTAATAAGCATCCACAACTAACTTCTCTGCCCAGTAAGGCAGAACTTTCTGTAAGCAAAGTCTGAAGAGTACTTTTCCATCCCTAGGGAAACTAACATGTGAGTCCAAGTGACTAAAACACCAATGCACAGATAAGTGCTGCCTGCTAAGTTGCCAGGAAGCAGAAAACAGATTTCAGCATTATTATGGACATGCTGTGAAATTCCTTGTGCCTCAATAAAATATGCCACAGAAAGTGATTTAAGATGaccactgctgtgccacacaaAATGCTGCTGTAACTGCTAACACTAACAGATTAACAATTAGTAGTTGCAAGAAGCATACCTAATGGCCCAGTGAAGGGGGGTGGAATTCAAATCTCCACCTAGCTGATCCACTACTGCACCTTTGGAAATATAGTATCTGTGCAGAAGCAAAACAGTAAGATTAAGAATGGGCATAATAAGATATTAAAGCATTATACTAAGGGTAACATAGCTCTGGAAGTAAACAGCTCATCACAAAAAGATTTTACTAGAGAAGCAAACAGTCAAGAGCAGCTTTGCAGTAAGGGATACTGTCTGGAGAAAACACTTAAGAAGAACACAGTAATTAGCAAGACAATTACAACATCAACTTTTATCTTCAttgaacaaaccaaacccaggagAAATCTAATGATTTCATGTACCACATGATTTTACATATAGAGAAACCACAATAACTTCACATTGCAGTGACATGTTCACTGAGCTAATTGGGTTGAAATTTGAATTGCGTGCTTTTTCTCTCAGGCACTATGTTCCTCTGTTTTTAAGTCTAATAGCAACAAAGAGGTAAAGAACAGTGGCAGAATACTTGTGTCACTTTCTCAAGAACTACAGAGCTTACTTAACCAGCTCCTGTCTGTTGTTTATCGCTGCCCAGTGAAGAAGAGTCACGTTTTCTTTGTCAGGTTGTCGAACATCATATCCTGCTTCTACCAGTTCTTTACATCGCTCTATTAGCCCGTACCTTAAACAGGGAAGAACAAAACACACTGATTTATTTACCATTCATTTGTTAATTATCTCCAGTTTAGAGACAGCCACCTACTACAGAAAAAGTAAACCTCAGTGAGCATCACCCAGCAATTCCTACTTGAGCAAATTCTACATTGCATTCAATGGAAGTCTTGTAAAATGAGTTGGGCTGAGCCTCGAGCAAACCTGGTTATGATAAGAATATTCACAACAGTACCTTTAAgtgctttttcctccttttactACAGGGAGAAAATGGAACTGTAACATCCACCTTTTGTAAAAATAACCAACCTGGCTCACATCTGAGGATCACTCCCACAAATTTCACCATTTTGCATACACACAACACATACTTACTGTGTGGCCTTGACAATGTCACAGGTGCTGGGGTCTTCCACAATGGGAGGTGGTCCTGGTAGCACCGGCACATCTTTATTCCCATGGGTGCCATGACAACTGTGCATATGAGGTCGATGAGACCCGTGGCAGTGGTTTTTACACTGTTGGTTAACAGAAGAGCTATCAACAAACACTATTTATCCACCACAGCTCCCCCTTTACCAGATGCACACACCATACAGAATCACAAGGTTGCTACGGTTACAAAacacctttaaggtcatcacaTACaaccattctctctctcttctagggccactactacacctACCCTTAAGCACCATGTTGTGGTTATACGAAGCAAGCTAATCTACAGCACCCGACAAGAGCCTAACCTTTTCATTTGGCACGGGGACAAGGGAGGTCAGCAGAGATATAGTTAAGGTCCACCAGGCTAGATTACAAAGGCATTAAACGCCTCGCAGAGCTGGCTCCCGACACAACACCCTCATCCAGAGCAACGCTGCCAGGCCACAAAGGACAACCCACGCCTGTGACTAAGTTTGGATACACAAGGACACCGGAGAGCCACAGGGCAACCGCGCACGCCTCGCCCCCAGAGCGAGGCACTAGCAACGAGACACGCCAGACACAGGCCTCCTTCCTCGGTCAAAGAGAGCAGCCGAGAACCCAGGGCTGCTATAGCCCCGCGGGCCGCTGCGGGAGGACCCCGGCCCCGCTGCCTAGTTCGGCCCACACGCCGGTATCCTGCGGGCCCAgcgcccctccccagctccggCCACCTTTCCAGCCGCcgacagcctggcacaggccgACGAGTCCCACAGCACCGCCTCCCGCGTGCCCGGGGCTTCCCCTCAGCGGCCCCAAGGGTCAGCCAGGGTGCTGCCGGCCACCGCCCCGCGGCCGGGCGGGCCGAAGGCAGGGCCACCCTCTCAGCGGCCCCTCAGCACCCGCCCTTTACTGCTTCCCCGGCAGCAGCTCCCGGGCCTCCCTCACCGCCGGGCCGCCGCCGGCCATCCTCCCTGCCCGAGGCTCCGCAGCCGCCCGagtttcctgctcctgcttcctggtTACCAGCTCCGGGGAGCGGCAGCGCCGCGGCGGGGGCGGGACTGCCGGGGCCGGGCACAGGCAGCCCGGGACCTGGGGCTCCCGGGGTGCGGGCGCTGCTCGGCTACCTAGGGAAACCGTCCCTAACCCCCCACACGGCTTGCACAAGCAGGCCAACGGTTCCTAGGTCTCTATTTTCTCTagctcctccttccctttttcaCAGGCaaccacacagaaaacaaatattcGCCTTTCACACGGGATCTCTCCAGGGTCAAGGACAAGGACCGGCTCCGTTTTTGCTGGTGTAACCTTCACCTTTGCCTCAGCAGCAAACAGGTTCAGCTGAAAGCAATCCGAGGCCCACGCTCGGCCCACGAACCATTAACCAGCTTATCATCTGTcccaccctccctgcctcttGCACCAGAAGCCCAGAGGACAACTGTACCAGCGCGGAGTCCTAAGGCTGCCAACTCGATAGTGAAACACAAGAAAGAATTGTAAAGCCTGTAAACGTTTTGACAGGTGAGTATGTTGCAAGTAAACATTATGGTATGACAGGTACCCCAGGTTTATCCTAATGCCTAGCAGAtgacaaaataaaccaaaccaatgcCTCATTTATGCTGCCCACACAGGGGTTAGAGCTGGGTGGGAGAGGAGTGAGCAGCCAGCATCAGAGTAGAGCGGGGGCAGAGGAGGAGTTATTAAGGCCATCATAAATCCATCCTCTAACACTCACAGGTTTGATGTTGCAACCTTAATGACATTCATGTGGCAGGTCGTTGTAGGCAGTTTCCTGCAAGTATTTttaatcagaaggaaaaaaaaattgcagtatTTTCTCTTGTATAGTCACAGCAAGACTTGCTTATCGTTAGAGCAGTATCTGCCATTTCAGTCAAAAAATCCCTCCAGTACATAACAAATGACTTTGCTGAGCTACTTGTGGACAATAAATTGGCAGAACTGAAGAGTTttgtaaggtttttttttcaccttgttGCTGCCCTCACTGCTACCACATCTCAATTATTTATACTTAGTAAATCTGCCCCAAGTACCTAAGTGTTTGCATGAGTACTCATCCACAAGTTTTAAGAGATTAAGGCTTGGATTAAGTGCATTGTCTTCAAAAGTCCTGAAATAATCATTCTGCCTCCCAAACAGCCTTTTGCAAGTGGCTATGCCCCTGATTAGTGTAATTTTGATTAGATAATGGAAAGAGATACTGAGGCATATTTAGCAGCTTTCAAATAGCATTTTGCATTCTCTTCACTGCATAAACCATGGAGAAACAAGTATAAAAACCACCACTAAATCAGATTAAATTATAAGAAAAATGCAATTCAAATAGTACAATGCTTTTTTATTAATGCAAAACCATCATGTcatgcattttcctttttccattaTTGCTTTGGACGCTGTTTTATGAAGCACTATAAATAATAACATTTTGCACATaagtgtttcttttctgaagaaaaaattgAGGCTGCACAGATAGCATTCAGTTTGCTTCTAGAGGCTATTTCCTTATTCTCTCTCTCCTAAAAAAGcccataaaaataaatctttctcCAATTCTGCTGTAACAAGGAGTTTCAACAGAGCCATAGAAATAACACCACAGTCCTGCCAACAGAAGGATCACTGTACCTCTCCCTCCAGTTACACCCCTAGCACAAACCCACTAAGACTGCCTGTGAAATTTGTATGGAATGGCCTGTACATAACTTCAGAATGATTCAAATTCATTTTCTGTGTGATTTGTACACAGCCAGAAGTGATACAGAAGCACTGAGGTATGAGACAACTCCAGTTTCCAAGTTCTCAGAAGAAAAagtgcagtgcagagccacaaagatactgaagagaacagaacatcttcc contains the following coding sequences:
- the ZDHHC13 gene encoding palmitoyltransferase ZDHHC13, which encodes MAGGGPACKNHCHGSHRPHMHSCHGTHGNKDVPVLPGPPPIVEDPSTCDIVKATQYGLIERCKELVEAGYDVRQPDKENVTLLHWAAINNRQELVKYYISKGAVVDQLGGDLNSTPLHWAIRQGHLPMVILLLKCGADPSLIDGEGFSSIHLAVLFQHMPIIAYLISKGQNIDATDLNGQTPLMLSAQKSIGPEPTRFLLKFNPSLNAVDSVQKNTALHWAITSGNSSAVDLLLEAGASLDVKNAKGETPLDLAYQSLNRFVVYMVKEEERMRSRRNSRLLKIIEKYEVILLLASSLALIWAVGYVMNLSSDSWLLKGGLLLLLLFGMALFVRQCVGLKNLRYLPTAFLLSSIFWMSITCFFWLLPHVTTTTLEIPALFSLLGLLYYFYKTWRTDPGYVKTSEKERKENIAALAEAGCLDFRTFCTSCLVRKPLRSMHCLACDSCVARYDQHSLWIGQCIGIGNHRYYLLFLSFLTMTGVCLLYGTLLYWSNYCATSYHQDGAWMYFTQITLCSPWVSYIFAIGCFHTMWASLSVMIQLYQIAFLGLTSHERMNLLTQRKSSKHPLSLRRTPYNLGCFQNLADFFQCGCFGMFRPNAVDWTKQYNLFHLAKEKNVHSV